Within Pseudomonas paeninsulae, the genomic segment AAATACGGTATGAGCACCATCGAAGAACGCGTCAAGAAAATCGTTGCCGAGCAACTTGGCGTCAAAGAAGACGAAGTAACCAACAGCGCTTCCTTCGTTGAAGACCTGGGTGCCGACTCCCTTGATACTGTTGAGCTGGTAATGGCTCTCGAAGAAGAATTCGAAACTGAAATCCCGGATGAG encodes:
- the acpP gene encoding acyl carrier protein, with the translated sequence MSTIEERVKKIVAEQLGVKEDEVTNSASFVEDLGADSLDTVELVMALEEEFETEIPDEQAEKITSVQEAIDYVTAHAQ